Within Bradymonas sediminis, the genomic segment CGTGGCCGAGAACACGATCGCGTAGGGCTGGTCGCCGTCCGCGAAGTCGTCGTCCTGGCCGGTGACCGTGACCGTCTGCGGCGCGTTCCAATTCTGGTCAGTAAACGTCAGCGCATTCTGGCCAACGGTTCCCTCGCCGGTGTCGTTTGAGTCAAAGCTCACCGTCACGTCGCCGTACGGGCGAGAATTGAGCACGATGCTGAAGGTCGCCTGGCCGCCCGCCTCGCTGGTCGAGCCACTGATCGCGCTCACCGTGATACCCGCCGAGTCGTCGTCGACGTTCGTCAGCGCCACATTCTGCGGGGTGATCGCCGCGTAGGCCGCGTCGGCGCTCGTCGTCGCCGAGAACACGATCGCATAGGGCTGGTCGCCGTCGGCGAAGTCGTCGTCCTGGCCGGTCACCGTCACCGTCTGCGGGGCGTTCCAATTCTGCGCCGTAAACGTCAGCGCGTTCTGGCCGACCGCTCCCTCACCGGCGTCGTTCGACGCGAAGTTGACGGTGACGTCATCAAAGGGCTCGGAGTTGAGCACGATGCTAAAGGTCGCCTGGCCGCCCGCCTCGCTGGTCGAGCCACTGATCGCGCTCACCGTGATACCCGCCGAGTCGTCGTCGACGTTCGTCAGCGCCACATTCTGCGGGGTGATCGCCGCGTAGGCCGCGTCGGCGCTCGTCGTCGCCGAGAACACGATCGCATAGGGCTGGTCGCCGTCGGCGAAGTCGTCGTCCTGGCCGGTCACCGTCACCGTCTGCGGGGCGTTCCAATTCTGCGCGGTAAACGTCAGCGCGTTCTGGCCGACCGTTCCCTCGCCGGCGTCGTTCGACGCGAAGTTGAGCGTCACATCCTCAAACGGCTCGGAGTTCAGCACGATCGTAAATTGAGCCTGCCCGCCCGCCTCGGTGGTCTGCTCGCCGAGCTTCGCCACCGTGGTCCCGGGCGTCTCGTCGTCGATATTGGTGTACTCGACGCTGTCGGGTTTGATCGCGGCGTAATCGGCGTCTTCGCTGCTGGTGTCGCCAAAGACCACCTCGTAGACCTGGTTTCCATCGGCGACGTCATCGTCCTGCCCGGTCGCGGTCACCGTCTGCGGGGCGTTCCAATTGTCCGGGGTGAAGGTCAGCGTCGACTTGTCGATCGTGCCCTCACCCGGGTCGCTCGACTCCAGCGTCAGCGTCACATCAGCCGTGGGCTTGGAGTTGAGCGCCACCGTAAAGCTGGCCTGAGCGCCCGCCTCGCTGGTGTCGCCGTCAGCCTCGCTCACCGTGAAGCCCGCGGTCTCGTCGTCGATATTGGTGAGCTCGACGCTCTCGGGTTTGATCGCCGCGTAATCGGCGTCATCACTACTGGTGTCGCCAAAGACCACCTCGTAGACCTGGTCGCCGTCGGCGACATCATCGTCCTGGCCGGTCGCGGTCACCGTCTGCGGGGCGTTCCAATTCTCCGGGGTAAACGTGAGCGTCGACTTGTCGATCGTGCCCTCACCCGGGTCGCTCGACTCCAGCGTCAGCGTCACATCGGCCGTGGGTTTGGATCTCAGCGCGACCGTGAAGCTGGCCTGGCCACCCACCTCGGTGGTGTCGCCGTCGGCCTCCGTCACCGTAAACCCGGCGGTCTCGTCGTCGACGTTGACCAGCGCGACTTCGCCCGGCTCATAGCCGGCAAAGCGGGCGTCCTCGCTCTCGAGCGCCTCGAACACGATCGCATATGCCTGGTCGCCGTCGGCCAGGTCGTCGTCCTGGCCGGTCACCGTCACCGTCTGCGGCGCGTCCCAATTCTCGGGCGTGAACGTCAGCACCGACACATCGCTCAGCCCCTCGCCGGGGTCATTGGACCCGAGCTTCACCACCACATCTGCGGTAGGTTTGACGGCCAAGACCACATCGAAGCTCGCCTGGGCGCCCATCTCGCTGGTCGTGCCGCTCGCCGCGCCAAAGGCCACCAACTCGGTGCCCGGCTCAAACGTGCCATTATTGCTCGGCACATCGCCGACATTGTCATCAGCGCAGGAACCGCAGGCGCCGCTAAACGCAGCCGCCTGCACCAATGCTGCGCCTACGAAGATTCGCTTCAGGACTCGTTTCTTTAACATCTTCTCTCTCATGCGTTTTAGGAATGACACGCGAGCATCTACAAAAGACAGTTCTCCCCGTCGCGCCCCCCCCCGCGCCTATGCTTCAGACGCAACAGATAGCCATCTTGGGTGCGCGGTTGGGGTTATATGATGCGCCAAAAAATCGTCACGATTAAGCTGAGCGCCACCCCTAGGCGTGAAGAACTAACTACACCCAAAAATATTACAGAATGACATTGTGCCGTCAAGCGATCGAGAAGAGGTAACTAAAAAACCATATTCTTTGAGCGCGTATCGCAGCCACGCCGCGCCATAGCCCGTCGACGAACGTCAAAAACAAAAAGCCCCGGGTCTCCCCGGGGCCTCGCGAAACGTCCAAAAATTACAAATAAATGATGGCTTATTGCGTCGACGCCCAATAAAGCGCGACCGCCTCAGCATAAATCGCCCGCGCCGGCTGCCCGGTCTCCCTGGCCAATCGCGCGCAGTCCTCATACTCCGGCGCCGCCTTAATCGCCTCGCCATTTTGCAGGCCAACCTTAAGGCGCACCGTGCCGGCGGAGGTCTCGACCTCGACGATTTTTCGCGCCAGGATCAGCCGCTCGATCTCCTCGATGCGCACCCCGAACGTGGTGCTTTCGAGGAAGAGAATATCGGCCAGCGCCTGGGTGTTGTGGGGCTCGGCGAGTACGTTGACGCGGGTGCCCTGGCGCCCTTTTTTCATGAGCACGGCCTCGCGCACGACGTCGAGGGCGCCGGCGCCAAAGAGCGACTCCTCGACGCTGGCGAAGAGCTCGGGGTTCATATCGTCGATCTCACACGACAACTTCGCCACGACCTCGCGCCTGGTCTGCGCGCGGTCTTCGACCTCGAGGATCATCACGCGCACCACATTGGCGAATGCCTTGAGGTCGCGGGTTCCGGCCCCATAGCCCACGCCGCGCGCGATGGCGGACGGACGCGAGAATCCAGGGTTGAGGTCGCGCAGGGTCTTCAGGATCGTCGCGCCGGTGGGGGTCACCAACTCGGCCGACACGCCCTTGGGGGTCAGCTCGAAGCCCTCCAGGATCGCGGCGGTCGCCGGCACCGGCAGCGGCACCGTGCCGTGGTCGGTCTCGACGGTCCCCGTGCCCGTGGGCACCGGCCCGGCCGACCAGGTCGCCGCGCTATGCTCGATGATAAAGGCGGCCGACACGAAGTCGAAGATCGAGTCGAGCGCGCCGCATTCGTGGAAATGCACCGTCTCGATCGGGATGGCGTGAACCTTGGCCTCCGAAGCCCCGAGCCTATAGAACATCTCAGTGGCCCGCGCCTTCACCGGCGCGCTGAGCCCGCTGTCTTCGAGCATCTCGAGGATGGTCGACAGGTGGCGGTGGTCGCGCTCTTCGCTGGGGTCCCAGCCCTCAAAATGCACGTGGGTGGCCGAGAACGCCCCGCGCATGACCTTCTCGGCGACCACGCGAATCTGGCCCACGCCCAGCGAGCTGAGCGCCGCCTCCAGCGCCTTGAGATCGACCAACTCCGCGTCGACCGCCGCGGCCAGGAACATATCGCCGGCGAGTCCGCCGAGCATATCGAGATGAATATGTTTCATGTGTTTCCTCTATTTGAACGCGTCGCTGCATGCGCACCGACCCTAAGTTTATACACGCACAAAAAATACCGCATTACATCGCGGCGTCGACCTCAAAAACAAGCGTTTCCAAACACGCCGCGGCCTTGTATGAATCAAGGCGATCGCCCAGCCAAGGCGGCGCCCATTAAACGCGCCCGACCCCAGCCCTATAGCACGCCATAAGGTATTGCCCCATGAGTTTCGCTAAAAAAACACAGACCATCGAGACCTTCCCGCGGCGCGTCGGCGCGGCCGACACCATGGTCGGCGTGAACCTCAGCCTGGAGGCGCGCGCGCCGCTCAAGAACCTGGAGTGGGTCAACTCGCTGCGCATCTCGCTGCCCGGCGCCGACGCCCAGGACGACCCGGCCGGCGGCCACCCCCAGATCACCAGCATCCTGCATATCGAACCCGGCGCCGACGCCCTGCCCGACGACGCCCCCCGCATGGCCGGCTCGGTCTCAACCGCGCGCAGCACCGAGTGGTTTATCTACTCCGAGTCCCCCTTCGCCGAGCAACTCCAAAAGGCGATCGGCGCACAATTTCCCGACCTCGAGGTCCACGCCCACGCCAAGCACGACCCCGACTGGTCGGTGTTCCGCGAGTTTTTGATGCCCTCCCCCCAGGAGCGCCACCTCATCGAGACCCGCCAAAACTACGAGGGCCTGCTGTCGCGCCATTTCCAGGAAAACGACGGCCTCACCCTCAACCATACCTTCTGGTTCACCTCCCCCGAAGACCGCCAGGACTTCGCCCAATCCCTGCCCATGGAGGACTATGAGGCGCATTTCCCCGACGTCGAAGACGAAGATATGCACCCCTTCCAGATCCCGGGCCTGCCCGCCCCGGACGCCGACCTCGAGGTCGAATACGGCCTGATGGTCAGCCATTACCAACGCCTGCAGCTCGACTCACTCAACGATCGGGTGCGCGATATTTATCGGCGCGCGATGAGTTTCGGCGGGGAGTATGAGGGGTGGTATACGCCCGATGATCGGGGCGATTGATCCAATGCCCCCAAACAGACGCTCGCAGCCGTTTAACTTGGCGTCAATCGGTGCGCGCGAGCGTGAACGCATCCACGCCCGGGGCCAGCGGGCTCACCCGCCGGCTGTCGACCTCAACCACCCAGATCTGCCCATCAAAGCCGAAGACAACCAGCTCGCAGGTATCCGAGAAAAAATACGGCTGAATGGGCGGCTCAAGAAGATTCGTCCCCCCCTTATCCCCGGCGAGCACGACCAACTCGACCAACTGGCCGTTGACGCGCGACACGCTCAAGCGCGCGTTGCCCTGATAAAACTCAAGGATAAGCTTGCCGCCGCCCTCGGGCCCACCGCTGCATTCCTTGGGGCGCAGCGCCTGGGCCGCCGCGAGGTCGCCCTCCTCGGACGATAGCAACGCACCCGCCTTAGCCCCCACACCCTCGGAGCCATCCAGCGCGACCCGCCGCATGCTCCCGTCCCCGGCGGTCACCACGATAGGCTGGTCTTCGGCCGATATCTCGCTAAGCGCCACCTGTTTATTTTTCAGTTGACCGGCGCCAGTGCCACATCCCCAGAGCAGCAGGACGGCGAAAAAAAGTGATAACCTCAGACCAACCGGTCGCAAGCGAAGTCCATACATCATCAAAGTCTCCAGAGTTTCCAAGGTAACGCCACGTATCGCTTCATGCGCCCTGGCGCCAATCGGTACGTACCTATCAAATATCCAAAGCGTCGTCTCCCCAGTTCGGCGGGAACCTGCGCTCAGCCACGCTCTTTCGGGGGTATGCAATGGGCTCTCCATACGCCAAAACGCCCCGAGCGAGAGCTTCGGGGCGTTTTGGGTTGATGGAGATCAAACCCCAGATTTAGGGGGTGATCTTCTTAGTTTTCAGATCCACGCAATGCAGACGCAACCGCAGCATACCCCATTTCCAATTATGTCGATTCGACTCCACCCAGGCCCCGGCCGCGGCCTTATCGGCTAATATGTCGGCAGTTCAAGGTCCGCGCAGGCCACGCGCACGCGCAGGATATTCCACACATTCGTGTTGCCATAATCAATCGTATTGCGCCTGGACGTCACCGTGCTTAAGCCCACGGCGACCTGATTCGCTCCGCAGGACTGGGGCTCGTATCCTCCCCACTCGTGTCCAAAGGATTGAGCCGTTCCGCTATTCGACTCCTGCTCAAATACATAAGCCGTCAATCCATTATTATTGGTGACCCGATACGGCCGGCAATAAAAGGACACCTGGGATGTCAGACCTCCACTGCTCCGAATATCGACCCGATAGATCGCCTCATTGGCCGCGCACGTAAACACCTCGGTTTGGTTGCCCCCCTGATAAATCGAGCTATGCCCGCCGATATAATTGATCGGGCCGCTGCGCTTTTTGAGCGAGTATTGGTTATCACCGGTGAAGGAGCCGGCGGCGAGCTTCTCTAATTGGAATTCCTGGCACCCCGGCTCGATCCAGGCCAGCGGGGTCACACCGTTGGGGTTCCCATGGTCGGGGCGATAATTCACCCGCGCGGCGCTCCACACCGAGCCGGCCGGACATACCGGAGAGTACAACCCTCCCGGCTCATTGGCGTGGTTGCCACTGGCGCCGATATCGTGATTGGGGTTCGTCGCGGCACTATAGCTGCCAGCCCAGCTCAGCAGGCCATCGCCGATCGGACACTCCGCCGCGTCGTCTTCAACCCCGTTACAATCGTTATCCCGCCCATTGCAGGTCTCGCCCGCGCCCGGGTGAATCCGGCTCTCGCCATCATGGCAATCCTTTTTGACCTGAGGATCGCCAAAAGGCGGCAGAATATATTTGATATTCCCCGGCCTCCCGCACGACGAGATTGAATTATTCACGTCGATAAAACCGTCGCCATCGCCGTCATAATAATATGTCTGCTCCAGCGTCTTGGTGCTGTCATTGACGTCACAATCATCGCCGTTGAGCACCCACCCACTGCCCGGGGCGGGGTCGACGCATTTGTGCACCTGGTTGGCCGGGTCGCCGTAGCCATCGCCGTCGGTGTCGCGGTA encodes:
- the larC gene encoding nickel pincer cofactor biosynthesis protein LarC; the protein is MKHIHLDMLGGLAGDMFLAAAVDAELVDLKALEAALSSLGVGQIRVVAEKVMRGAFSATHVHFEGWDPSEERDHRHLSTILEMLEDSGLSAPVKARATEMFYRLGASEAKVHAIPIETVHFHECGALDSIFDFVSAAFIIEHSAATWSAGPVPTGTGTVETDHGTVPLPVPATAAILEGFELTPKGVSAELVTPTGATILKTLRDLNPGFSRPSAIARGVGYGAGTRDLKAFANVVRVMILEVEDRAQTRREVVAKLSCEIDDMNPELFASVEESLFGAGALDVVREAVLMKKGRQGTRVNVLAEPHNTQALADILFLESTTFGVRIEEIERLILARKIVEVETSAGTVRLKVGLQNGEAIKAAPEYEDCARLARETGQPARAIYAEAVALYWASTQ
- a CDS encoding beta strand repeat-containing protein, with protein sequence MLKKRVLKRIFVGAALVQAAAFSGACGSCADDNVGDVPSNNGTFEPGTELVAFGAASGTTSEMGAQASFDVVLAVKPTADVVVKLGSNDPGEGLSDVSVLTFTPENWDAPQTVTVTGQDDDLADGDQAYAIVFEALESEDARFAGYEPGEVALVNVDDETAGFTVTEADGDTTEVGGQASFTVALRSKPTADVTLTLESSDPGEGTIDKSTLTFTPENWNAPQTVTATGQDDDVADGDQVYEVVFGDTSSDDADYAAIKPESVELTNIDDETAGFTVSEADGDTSEAGAQASFTVALNSKPTADVTLTLESSDPGEGTIDKSTLTFTPDNWNAPQTVTATGQDDDVADGNQVYEVVFGDTSSEDADYAAIKPDSVEYTNIDDETPGTTVAKLGEQTTEAGGQAQFTIVLNSEPFEDVTLNFASNDAGEGTVGQNALTFTAQNWNAPQTVTVTGQDDDFADGDQPYAIVFSATTSADAAYAAITPQNVALTNVDDDSAGITVSAISGSTSEAGGQATFSIVLNSEPFDDVTVNFASNDAGEGAVGQNALTFTAQNWNAPQTVTVTGQDDDFADGDQPYAIVFSATTSADAAYAAITPQNVALTNVDDDSAGITVSAISGSTSEAGGQATFSIVLNSRPYGDVTVSFDSNDTGEGTVGQNALTFTDQNWNAPQTVTVTGQDDDFADGDQPYAIVFSATTSADAAYAAITPQNVALTNVDDDSAGITVSAPSGPTSEAGAQATFSVVLNSKPYGDVTVNFDSSDAGEGTVGTTSLTFTDADWNAPQSVTITGQDDDLADGDQPYAIVFAATTSADAAYAAITPQNVAAVNTDDDSAGVTVSAISGATSEAGTSQSFSVVLNSEPFNDVTLNFDSNDPGEGAVSTTSLTFTAGNWSAPQTVTVTGQDDDLADGDQPYAIVFGATTSNDAAYAAITPANVAVTNIDDDSAGIIVSAISGDTSELGTTATFSVVLTSQPFDDVTLGFDSDDTTEGVVGATSLTFTPANWDTPQVVTVTGVDDTVLDGDQSYQIIFLPAVSSDAGYNGQTPTPVAVTNIDDDIPSVGFVGTTGRTTGDPWTVCRADASTAWVSAMNAGSYNPTAACQSLGYSSVDAWGGTCGDVCGFCGNSGFENYDNNGGNATNLSVTVHWRCTN
- a CDS encoding DUF695 domain-containing protein, with translation MSFAKKTQTIETFPRRVGAADTMVGVNLSLEARAPLKNLEWVNSLRISLPGADAQDDPAGGHPQITSILHIEPGADALPDDAPRMAGSVSTARSTEWFIYSESPFAEQLQKAIGAQFPDLEVHAHAKHDPDWSVFREFLMPSPQERHLIETRQNYEGLLSRHFQENDGLTLNHTFWFTSPEDRQDFAQSLPMEDYEAHFPDVEDEDMHPFQIPGLPAPDADLEVEYGLMVSHYQRLQLDSLNDRVRDIYRRAMSFGGEYEGWYTPDDRGD